The genomic window CGGCAGCGATCGCCACATTCAAAGATTCCACCCCAGGACTCAGAGGAATTCTTACTTGCTTGTCTGCGATCGCTGCCAAATCTGCTGACAATCCAGCACCTTCATTTCCCAGTAAAATTAGACTGGGTTTTCGCCAGTCCACCTCCCAATAAGTTAAAGTCGCACTGGGTAAGGTTGCCACTACCTGCATTCCTGCCTGCTGACTTTGTTGAACTGTAGCTTTTAAATCTTCGGTTACCGCCGTTGCTAGGCGAAACCATTGCCCTGCTGAAGCACGGAGAACTTTGGGGCTATCTAAATCTACACTATCTCCACTTATCCACAACCCAGATGCTCCAGCGGCAGCAGCAGTGCGGATCATCGTACCCAGATTTCCCGGATCTTGCACCGTTTCTAAAGCTAGGACTAAACCAGTCAATGGTAGTTGAGTTTGGCCAACGCTTCGTTTTGCCGTTGCCACCACACCATCTGGTTGGACTGTAGTAGCGATCGCATTTAATACTTCCTCACTCACAATTTCGGTGCGATCGCTTTTACTACAAGCTTCTGACCACAGTGAGGAGTGGGCTGCTTGCCAATCTGAAGTACAACACACTGTTTCTAGCGGGTAATTAACCGCACAAGCTTCCTCTAACAGGTGCGTCCCTTCTAGTAAAAATAACTGCTGCTTGTGCCGCTCCTTGGTGGAGTGGAGTTTGCGAATTTGCTTGACTAGGGAATTTTGTAAACTGGTCAACACGATTTTGGATTTTGGATTTTGGATTTTGGATTTTGGATTAATCTAAAAGACGCTCGCGGACTCGCTCTAAGCGTTGGCGCAGCCTCTCGTATAGAAGCCATGCCGCAGGCTTTACGCTGCGCTATCGGCAATCTAAAATCCAAAATTAATATGCGGAACCCGGGACTTGAACCCGGAAGCCTTGCGGCACTAGAACCTGAATCTAGCGCGTCTGCCATTCCGCCAGTTCCGCTGGCAATTGTTTTTATCGACAATTCCTTATTATTGCGTAATTTTTTACCTTTGTCAAGTCAAAACATCACAC from Nostoc sp. UHCC 0926 includes these protein-coding regions:
- a CDS encoding TrmH family RNA methyltransferase, with amino-acid sequence MLTSLQNSLVKQIRKLHSTKERHKQQLFLLEGTHLLEEACAVNYPLETVCCTSDWQAAHSSLWSEACSKSDRTEIVSEEVLNAIATTVQPDGVVATAKRSVGQTQLPLTGLVLALETVQDPGNLGTMIRTAAAAGASGLWISGDSVDLDSPKVLRASAGQWFRLATAVTEDLKATVQQSQQAGMQVVATLPSATLTYWEVDWRKPSLILLGNEGAGLSADLAAIADKQVRIPLSPGVESLNVAIAAALMLYEARRQMICQ